In a genomic window of Quercus lobata isolate SW786 chromosome 4, ValleyOak3.0 Primary Assembly, whole genome shotgun sequence:
- the LOC115984872 gene encoding uncharacterized protein LOC115984872 produces the protein MDDAKRRAMIKSLAVEQKKTGEIVVPSVPGSSGKRKQPPKSDRPLKQPKVSMEPVVGLMAEGPKAVTQVKQGAGKGLMHAPPVSEEKPPPLLREDSKFALEKLTSILSAEDYEDLGNHSTEVMGETGLFAVGQSLVMMKGLMDRCLNREAALERVRSKLGQTEEELGQLHKWKATMEQKFELSEKTREELEQRTEEAGKALKVRADEVKDLKKKLRHARDDAVSEYRNSESLLKELAGSFLQGFDDSLRQVKKAYPDLDLSMITLTDQGQTSALPAASENTEDLFGEEAAQGDGESAMPNEVAVVDPNKAE, from the exons atggacgacgccaagagaagggcaatgataaaatctctagccgtcgagcaaaagaagacgggtgagATCGTTGTTCCCAGTGTGCCGGGGTCATCGGGTAAGAGGAAGCAGCCACCCAAGTCCGACCGTCCACTCAAGCAGCCAAAGGTGTCAATGGAGCCCGTGgtgggcttgatggctgagggcCCTAAGGCCGTCACCCAAGTTAAACAAGGGGCCGGTAAGGGCCTAATGCATGCTCCACCCGTCAGCGAGGAGAAGCCCCCTCCCCTTCTCCGTGAGGACTCGAAGTTCGCTTTGGAGAAACTCACGTCCATACTTTCTGCAGAGGACTATGAGGATCTTGGGAATCACTCGACGGAGGTGATGGGGGAGACGGGGTTATTTGCCGTCGGACAG tccttggttatgatgaagggcttgatggaccgctgcctcaaccgtgaagcggctctgGAACGGGTACGGTCAAAACTTGGGCAGACAGAAGAGGAGCTTGGCCAGCTGCACAAGTGGAAGGCCACAATGGAGCAGAAGTTTGAACTCTCTGAGAAGACGAGAGAAGAACTTGAACAGAGGACGGAGGAGgctgggaaggccttgaaggTTAGAGCAGACGAGGTGAAGGATCTGAAGAAAAAACTCCGTCATGCAAGGGATGACGCCGTCAGCGAATATCGCAACTCCGAGTCTTTGTTGAAGGAGCTGGCaggatcgttccttcaaggcttcgaCGATTCGCTCCGTCAGGTGAAGAAGGCCTACCCAGATCTGGACTTGTCCATGATAACACTAACTGATCAAGGTCAGACGTCTGCTCTACCCGCCGCCTCCGAAAATACGGAGGATCTCTTTGGAGAAGAGGCAGCTCAGGGTGACGGAGAGTCCGCTATGCCGAATGAGGTCGCTGTTGTCGACCCCAATAAAGCAGAGTGA